Proteins found in one Fusarium oxysporum Fo47 chromosome V, complete sequence genomic segment:
- a CDS encoding 2-nitropropane dioxygenase, with translation MSSSQLLNRFPWAKSPLISNAPMLGIATPLMAAEVTKAGGLGFLPSLAYIEPNSEHINRLVGHFDEARKLLEADQPSDGPLRVGASFITSHSSLSYFEETALPLIVKYRPAAIWLFAPDGDLRPHSKIIPSLKALGYPPVVFVQVGNVAAAREAVQDGADVLVTQGVDAGGHQFRQGSGIVSLVPEVRDMLDREFPDRPISIVAAGGIADGRGVAGALALGAEGVVMGTKANLQFTVAPESNYPEIRKKKVLEAVDGGVSTFKSTFNDRIVNSPLWGPLYDGRAIVGPVHEKFLAGASLEECQRSLKEDYSEEEARYLVNTWAGTGVGLINKVQPTGEIVREVHEQTRRELQRAAGLVE, from the exons ATGAGCTCTTCACAGCTTCTCAACCGTTTCCCTTGGGCGAAGAGTCCCCTCATCAGCAATGCGCCCATGCTCGGCATTGCTACGCCTCTCATGGCGGCTGAGGTTACAAAAGCTGGCGGCCTTG GATTCCTCCCCTCGTTGGCCTACATTGAACCAAACTCGGAGCACATCAATAGACTTGTTGGCCACTTTGATGAAGCCCGGAAACTTCTCGAAGCCGATCAGCCTTCTGATGGGCCACTCCGTGTCGGAGCTAGCTTCATAACAAGTCATAGCTCCTTGAGCTACTTTGAGGAGACGGCTCTGCCACTTATAGTCAAGTATCGTCCTGCGGCAATATGGTTGTTTGCTCCAGATGGAGACCTTAGGCCTCATAGCAAGATTATCCCTAGCCTCAAGGCTCTGGGTTATCCTCCGGTTGTGTTTGTCCAGGTTGGTAATGTTGCTGCAGCGCGAGAGGCAGTCCAAGACGGTGCGGATGTGCTCGTGACTCAGGGTGTAGATGCTGGAGGCCACCAGTTTCGTCAAGGGTCCGGCATTGTGAGCTTGGTGCCTGAAGTTAGAGATATGCTGGACAGAGAGTTTCCTGACCGACCAATAAGCATCGTGGCCGCAGGAGGTATTGCTGATGGGCGAGGTGTTGCTGGAGCATTGGCTCTGG GTGCCGAGGGTGTTGTTATGGGAACAAAA GCTAATTTGCAGTTCACTGTTGCGCCCGAATCAAACTATCCTGAGATCCGAAAGAAGAAAGTccttgaggctgttgatggtggcGTGTCAACTTTCAA GTCCACGTTCAATGACAGGATAGTCAACAGTCCTCTTTGGGGGCCCCTCTACGACGGACGTGCCATTGTTGGCCCTGTCCATGAGAAGTTCCTCGCGGGAGCAAGTCTGGAAGAATGTCAACGGAGCCTCAAAGAGGATTACtcagaggaggaggctcgCTACCTCGTTAATACTTGGGC GGG
- a CDS encoding NADP-dependent oxidoreductase domain-containing protein: MAKPEDIPEMEYRFLGRSGLQVSAISLGGWLTYGGHIDKERTFECMKAAYDCGVNFFDCAEEYSNGESEIVMGEAIKKFGWKRNDLVVSTKLYWGGAFGDNPVNNKGLSRKHIVEGINGALKRLDLEYVDLIYAHRPDRRTPMEEIVRAFNHIIDQGKAFYWGTSMWNADEIAQAWRYADKLGLIGPIMEQPAYNMLDRVKVEQEYAHLYREVGLGLTVFSPMRQGILSGKYSDGIPGDSRFANEEIQWVNGFWKQTGKDTWTAIIEQVNQLKPIADRLGFKQSQLALAWVLSNKNVSSAITGASSPEQMYENVRAVAVVKKLTPEILKEIDVILNNKPPEVVERF, from the exons ATGGCTAAGCCAGAAGACATCCCCGAGATGGAGTACCGCTTCCTGGGCCGCTCAGGTCTTCAGGTATCTGCAATCTCTCTCGGAGGATGGTTGACATATGGTGGCCACATTGATAAAG AACGTACCTTTGAATGCATGAAGGCCGCCTATGACTGCGGTGTCAACTTCTTCGACTGTGCCGAAGAATACTCCAATGGTGAATCCGAGATTGTGATGGGTGAGGCTATCAAGAAGTTCGGTTGGAAACGAAACGATCTAGTAGTCTCTACCAAG CTCTACTGGGGAGGAGCGTTCGGAGACAACCCCGTCAACAACAAGGGACTTTCAAGAAAGCACATTGTCGAGGGGATTAACGGTGCTCTCAAGCGGTTGGATCTCGAGTATGTCGATCTCATTTACGCGCACAGGCCTGATCGTCGAACGCCCATGGAAGAGATCGTTCGTGCGTTCAATCATATTATAGATCAAGGAAAG GCGTTTTACTGGGGAACTTCGATGTGGAATGCCGATGAGATCGCACAGGCGTGGCGATATGCAGACAAACTGGGTCTGATAGGCCCAATTATGGAGCAACCCGCTTATAACATGCTGGATCGAGTCAAGGTCGAGCAGGAATATGCCCACTTGTATCGTGAAGTTGGCCTTGGTCTGACTGTATTCTCACCTATGCGCCAAGGCATCCTGTCTGGAAAATACAGTGACGGCATTCCTGGTGACTCTCGCTTCGCCAACGAAGAGATCCAGTGGGTTAATGGTTTCTGGAAGCAAACAGGGAAAGATACCTGGACGGCTATTATTGAGCAGGTCAACCAACTGAAGCCTATTGCGGACAGACTTGGTTTCAAACAGAGCCAGCTCGCCTTGGCCTGGGTACTCAGCAATAAGAATGTTAGCTCTGCTATAACGGGCGCTAGCAGTCCTGAGCAGATGTATGAGAACGTCAGAGCTGTGGCTGTTGTCAAAAAGTTGACTCCAGAGATTTTGAAGGAGATTGATGTGATTCTTAACAACAAACCACCTGAGGTTGTGGAGCGGTTTTAA